The Megalops cyprinoides isolate fMegCyp1 chromosome 22, fMegCyp1.pri, whole genome shotgun sequence genome contains a region encoding:
- the LOC118769477 gene encoding prostaglandin reductase 1-like isoform X1 — translation MRMMQRIMVRAKAWTLRSHFVSFPKDSDFELKEEELPAPNDGEVLLEAVFLSVDPYMRPYSRVKMKEGDVMIGTQVAKVLESKNPQFPVGCHVIGNCGWRTHTLSDGAGLMPMLSDWPQDQPLSLALGTIGMPGLTALYGLEEVCAIRPGESLLVNAAAGAVGSTVGQIAKIKGCRVVGSAGSDAKVSYLKELGFDEAFNYKTVGSLQEALQKASPDGYDCYFENVGGEFSSVAMPLMKPFGRIAVCGSISMYNDTTPQTGPYIHSHMIFKQLKMEGFISSRWQHKNEASLRRLLAWVQEGRLRCREHVTEGFQNMPAAFMGMLRGENTGKAIVRA, via the exons ATGAGGATGATGCAG AGGATCATGGTTCGAGCCAAGGCCTGGACTCTACGCTCACACTTCGTCTCTTTCCCCAAGGACAGCGACTTtgagctgaaggaggaggagcttcCTGCACCGAAtgatggag AGGTGCTCCTGGAAGCTGTGTTTCTGAGCGTCGATCCTTACATGAG GCCTTACAGCCGAGTGAAGATGAAAGAGGGTGATGTCATGATTGGAACCCAAGTTGCCAA GGTCCTGGAGAGTAAAAATCCACAGTTCCCCGTCGGGTGTCATGTGATCGGAAACTGTGGGTGGCGAACCCACACCCTGTCGGATGGGGCGGGACTGATGCCCATGCTGTCTGACTGGCCTCAGGACCAGCCCCTGTCCCTGGCACTCGGAACCATCGGCATGCCTGG GCTGACGGCTCTGTATGGGCTGGAGGAGGTGTGTGCGATCAGACCGGGGGAATCCCTGCTGGTGAACGCTGCAGCTGGCGCGGTTGGTTCCACAGTCGGCCAGATCGCCAAGATCAAG GGGTGTAGAGTGGTGGGTTCTGCAGGGTCGGATGCTAAGGTGTCCTACCTGAAAGAGCTGGGGTTCGACGAGGCCTTCAACTACAAAACGGTGGGGTCCCTGCAGGAGGCTCTGCAGAAGGCCTCTCCAGATGGCTACGACTGCTACTTTGAGAAT gttgGAGGAGAGTTCTCCAGCGTCGCTATGCCTTTGATGAAGCCGTTTGGCAGGATTGCAGTGTGTGGGAGCATCTCCATGTACAACGACACCACTCCCCAGACCG GGCCCTACATCCACAGCCACATGATCTTCAAGCAGCTGAAGATGGAGGGTTTCATCTCCTCCCGCTGGCAGCACAAGAACGAGGCGTCCCTGCGCAGGCTGCTAGCCTGGGTGCAAGAG GGGAGGCTGAGGTGCAGGGAACACGTCACCGAGGGCTTCCAGAACATGCCGGCCGCCTTCATGGGAATGCTGAGGGGAGAAAACACGGGCAAGGCCATCGTCAGGGCGTGA
- the LOC118769477 gene encoding prostaglandin reductase 1-like isoform X2: MVRAKAWTLRSHFVSFPKDSDFELKEEELPAPNDGEVLLEAVFLSVDPYMRPYSRVKMKEGDVMIGTQVAKVLESKNPQFPVGCHVIGNCGWRTHTLSDGAGLMPMLSDWPQDQPLSLALGTIGMPGLTALYGLEEVCAIRPGESLLVNAAAGAVGSTVGQIAKIKGCRVVGSAGSDAKVSYLKELGFDEAFNYKTVGSLQEALQKASPDGYDCYFENVGGEFSSVAMPLMKPFGRIAVCGSISMYNDTTPQTGPYIHSHMIFKQLKMEGFISSRWQHKNEASLRRLLAWVQEGRLRCREHVTEGFQNMPAAFMGMLRGENTGKAIVRA, translated from the exons ATGGTTCGAGCCAAGGCCTGGACTCTACGCTCACACTTCGTCTCTTTCCCCAAGGACAGCGACTTtgagctgaaggaggaggagcttcCTGCACCGAAtgatggag AGGTGCTCCTGGAAGCTGTGTTTCTGAGCGTCGATCCTTACATGAG GCCTTACAGCCGAGTGAAGATGAAAGAGGGTGATGTCATGATTGGAACCCAAGTTGCCAA GGTCCTGGAGAGTAAAAATCCACAGTTCCCCGTCGGGTGTCATGTGATCGGAAACTGTGGGTGGCGAACCCACACCCTGTCGGATGGGGCGGGACTGATGCCCATGCTGTCTGACTGGCCTCAGGACCAGCCCCTGTCCCTGGCACTCGGAACCATCGGCATGCCTGG GCTGACGGCTCTGTATGGGCTGGAGGAGGTGTGTGCGATCAGACCGGGGGAATCCCTGCTGGTGAACGCTGCAGCTGGCGCGGTTGGTTCCACAGTCGGCCAGATCGCCAAGATCAAG GGGTGTAGAGTGGTGGGTTCTGCAGGGTCGGATGCTAAGGTGTCCTACCTGAAAGAGCTGGGGTTCGACGAGGCCTTCAACTACAAAACGGTGGGGTCCCTGCAGGAGGCTCTGCAGAAGGCCTCTCCAGATGGCTACGACTGCTACTTTGAGAAT gttgGAGGAGAGTTCTCCAGCGTCGCTATGCCTTTGATGAAGCCGTTTGGCAGGATTGCAGTGTGTGGGAGCATCTCCATGTACAACGACACCACTCCCCAGACCG GGCCCTACATCCACAGCCACATGATCTTCAAGCAGCTGAAGATGGAGGGTTTCATCTCCTCCCGCTGGCAGCACAAGAACGAGGCGTCCCTGCGCAGGCTGCTAGCCTGGGTGCAAGAG GGGAGGCTGAGGTGCAGGGAACACGTCACCGAGGGCTTCCAGAACATGCCGGCCGCCTTCATGGGAATGCTGAGGGGAGAAAACACGGGCAAGGCCATCGTCAGGGCGTGA